A DNA window from Turicibacter sp. TJ11 contains the following coding sequences:
- the thiT gene encoding energy-coupled thiamine transporter ThiT — protein sequence MNNSKTKKLVEISILVALAFVLDYVASIYSGWFWPFGGSISLSLVPLAILTFRYGLISGFIGGFVMGLMQLLTGAYIIHPVQLLFDYPLPFAVLGLAGILATKVNTTTGTKRMIYLWIATAIASSFRLLCHVISGVVFFSEYAGAQNPWIYSLVYNAPYVIASYIISTIVLTILYQRYSTHLILKESNKKVLKIT from the coding sequence ATGAACAATTCCAAAACAAAGAAGTTAGTAGAAATTAGTATTTTAGTTGCGTTAGCTTTTGTTTTAGACTATGTGGCTAGTATTTATTCGGGGTGGTTTTGGCCATTTGGTGGATCGATCTCTTTATCGTTAGTCCCATTAGCGATTCTTACGTTTCGTTACGGTCTGATCTCTGGATTTATTGGAGGATTTGTCATGGGATTAATGCAGTTGTTAACAGGTGCTTATATTATTCATCCTGTACAATTGTTATTTGACTATCCCTTACCATTTGCCGTCCTTGGTTTAGCTGGAATTTTGGCTACAAAAGTAAATACTACAACGGGAACAAAACGTATGATTTATCTTTGGATAGCTACCGCAATCGCTTCAAGTTTTCGACTTTTATGTCATGTCATTTCAGGAGTTGTTTTTTTCTCGGAGTATGCAGGTGCTCAAAATCCATGGATTTACTCCCTTGTGTATAACGCTCCTTATGTTATTGCTTCATATATAATAAGTACGATAGTTTTAACGATCTTATATCAAAGGTATTCTACACATTTGATTTTAAAAGAGTCGAATAAAAAAGTATTAAAGATAACTTAA
- the mutY gene encoding A/G-specific adenine glycosylase encodes MTQNYTEHLDIQAFQNDLIKWYYEVKRDLPWRINRDPYRILVSEIMLQQTQVVTVIPYYERFMKLFPTTKELAEADDQTLLKAWEGLGYYSRARNLRESARMIEEMGGFPTTHEEILKLKGVGPYTAGAVSSIAFGIPAPAVDGNVFRVMSRVCCIFEDIAKAKTRKVFEAVVSEVISHEDPSAFNQGLMELGATICTPKSPKCLECPVQKHCQAFKEGIDDLLPVKTKANNQVKTKLVVAMVKNQYGEYLVNKRPETGLLANFYEFLSFEYAGEKEPKELLIEKLSPICEEVKNIELVGMFTHVFSHRIWEMESYFIDVKTRYTDEVAEDSTMWINNEQLKDYPLVAAHQKILKEFNQ; translated from the coding sequence TTGACACAAAACTATACGGAGCATTTAGATATACAAGCATTTCAAAATGATCTGATTAAATGGTATTACGAAGTTAAACGTGATTTACCTTGGCGAATTAATCGAGATCCTTATCGTATTTTAGTATCGGAAATTATGTTACAACAAACCCAGGTCGTTACAGTCATCCCATACTATGAGCGTTTTATGAAGCTATTTCCAACGACAAAGGAATTAGCAGAAGCTGATGATCAAACATTACTGAAAGCTTGGGAAGGGCTTGGTTATTATTCTCGAGCTCGCAATCTACGTGAAAGTGCACGAATGATTGAAGAGATGGGAGGATTTCCAACAACACATGAAGAAATTTTGAAATTAAAAGGGGTAGGTCCGTATACTGCAGGAGCTGTCAGTAGTATTGCTTTTGGCATTCCAGCACCAGCAGTGGATGGAAATGTTTTTCGAGTGATGAGTCGCGTTTGTTGTATTTTTGAAGACATCGCAAAAGCCAAAACAAGAAAAGTATTTGAGGCGGTTGTTTCAGAAGTTATCTCTCATGAGGATCCAAGTGCTTTTAATCAAGGATTAATGGAACTAGGTGCAACAATTTGTACACCTAAATCGCCTAAGTGCTTAGAATGCCCGGTTCAAAAACATTGCCAAGCGTTTAAGGAAGGAATTGATGATTTATTACCGGTTAAAACAAAGGCGAATAATCAAGTGAAAACGAAGCTCGTCGTTGCCATGGTTAAAAATCAATACGGTGAATATTTAGTTAACAAACGTCCTGAAACAGGCTTATTAGCAAACTTTTATGAATTTTTAAGTTTTGAATACGCAGGTGAAAAAGAACCAAAAGAATTATTGATCGAAAAGTTATCCCCAATTTGTGAAGAAGTTAAAAATATTGAGTTAGTTGGAATGTTTACACATGTCTTTTCGCATCGTATTTGGGAGATGGAAAGTTATTTTATCGATGTAAAAACTAGATATACGGATGAGGTTGCAGAGGATTCAACGATGTGGATTAACAACGAGCAACTAAAAGATTATCCGCTAGTAGCAGCACATCAAAAGATTTTAAAAGAATTTAATCAGTAA